The Streptomyces noursei ATCC 11455 sequence CGGTCCCGCTCGACGACCCGAAGACGTACGAACTCCTCTGCCGCGGTGACACGCTGGGCGTGTTCCAGTTCGACGGCGGCCCGATGCGCTCGCTGCTGCGCCAGATGCAGCCCGACAACTTCGAGGACATCTCCGCCGTCTCGGCCCTGTACCGGCCGGGCCCGATGGGCATGAACTCGCACACGAACTACGCCGAGCGCAAGAACGGCCGGCAGGAGATCACGCCGATCCACCCGGAGCTCGAAGCGCCTCTGAAGGAGACGCTGGGCCTGACCTACGGCCTCATCGTGTACCAGGAGCAGGTGCAGAAGGCCGCGCAGATCGTCGCCGGCTACTCCCTCGGCGAGGCCGACATCCTGCGCCGCGTGATGGGCAAGAAGAAGCCCGAGGAACTGGCGAAGAACTTCACCATCTTCCAGGCGGGCGCCCGCAAGAACGGCTACAGCGACGCCGCGATCCAGGCCCTGTGGGACGTCCTGGTCCCGTTCGCCGGCTACGCCTTCAACAAGGCGCACTCCTCCGCGTACGGCCTGGTCACCTACTGGACCGCCTACCTCAAGGCCAACTACCCGGCCGAGTACATGTCCGCGCTGCTGACCTCCGTGCGCGACGACAAGGACAAGTCCGCGGTCTATCTGAACGAGTGCCGTCGGATGGGCATCAAGGTGCTCCCGCCGAACGTCAACGAGTCCGAGGCCAACTTCGCCGCCCAGGGCGACGACGTCATCCTCTTCGGCCTCACCGCCGTCCGGAACGTCGGCCAGAACGTCGTCGAATCGATCATCCGCTGCCGCAAGGCCAAGGGGAAGTACTCCTCCTTCCCCGACTACCTCGACAAGGTCGATGCGGTGGTCTGCAACAAGCGCACCACCGAATCGCTGATCAAGGCCGGCGCCTTCGACGAGATGGGCCACACCCGCAAGGGCCTCATGGCGCACTACGAGCCGATGATCGACAACGTCGTCCAGGTCAAGCGCAAGGAGGCGGAGGGGCAGTTCGACCTCTTCGGCGGGATGGGCGACGACTCCACCGACGACGGGCCGGGCTTCGGGCTGGACGTGGAGTTCTCCGAGGACGAGTGGGACAAGACCTATCTGCTCGCCCAGGAGCGCGAGATGCTCGGCCTCTACGTCTCCGACCACCCGCTCTTCGGGCTGGAGCACGTGCTGAGCGACAAGGCGGACGCCGCCATCGCCCAGCTGACCGGCGGCGACTACTCCGACGGCTCGATCGTCACCATCGGCGGCATCATCTCGGGCCTGCAGCGCAAGATGACCAAGCAGGGCAACGCCTGGGCCATCGCCACCGTCGAGGACCTCGCCGGCTCCCTCGACTGCATGTTCTTCCCGGCGACCTACCAGCTGGTGTCCACCCAACTCGTCGAGGACGCCGTGGTGTTCGTCAAGGGCCGGCTCGACAAGCGGGAGGACGTGCCGCGGCTGGTCGCCATGGAGATGATGGTCCCCGACCTCTCGGAGGCCGGCGCCAACGCCCCGGTGACGATCACCATCCCGGCGGTGAAGGTCACCCCGCCGATGGTCGAGAAGCTCGGTGAGGTGCTCAGCAGCCACCGCGGTTCGACCGAGGTCCGCATCCGGCTCCAGGGCGTGCGGAAGACCACGGTGCTCCGCCTGGACCGCCACCGGGTCACCGCCGACCCGTCGTTGTTCGGCGATCTGAAGGTGCTGCTCGGCCCGTCCTGCCTGGCTGGCTGAGCATCCGGCCGGGGCGTCGCCGCGGCCCCGGTCCCCGATGCGACGAGGGGCGCGCCCGCACGGTTCGGGCGCGCCCCTCGGCAAGTCATCGGTGGTGCGGGGCAGTTGGGGTGCTGCCGGGCGGCTTCACCGGGATGTGTCAGTTGTGGCCGAAGCGGCGCTGGTGCTTGCGCGCGACGTCCGACGGGCTGGCCTGGGCCTGCGAGTGCGAGATCGCTTCGAGGGTCGACTTCTCGGACCGCTGCTGGCCGCGCTCGGGCTCGCTCGCCTTGGGCTGCTTCCGTTCCTTCTTGTTCTTGGCCATGATCGTGCCTCCTGGGGGGGATCTTGGGATCGGCCGGAATCAGACTTACACGGCGGACACATCACTGCATTTCGGGCAATTACCCTGAGTGATGGCGGCAGTTACGCGCCGTGCGACTGGCCGAACGTGAATACGCCACGCCGAAGATCGAGTTCGTGCAGATAACCCCCGTTCGGTCGGGCAGACTCGAAGGAAGCCGAAGAGCACTCGTGCCACGGGCGGAGCCGGGGGGCGTCCGGACTTCAGCACCTCAGGGAAGAGGGTGGAACGTGGACCGCTGCGTCGTCCTGGTCGACGCCGGGTATCTGCTCGGTGCCGCCGCCAGCCTGCTCGCCGGAGAACCCGCCCGTTCCCGGATCACCGTCGACCACGCCGCCCTCATCCAGGGCCTGCGCCAGCGCGCCGAGGCCGACACCGAACGGCCGCTGCTGCGGATCTACTGGTTCGACGGCGCCCCCGACCGCGTCCCGCAGCCCGAACACCGCCGACTGCGGGTGATGCCCCGGGTCACCGTCCGGCTGGGCGCCCTGACGCGCAGCGACGGACGCTGGGCGCAGAAGGGCGTGGACGCCGCCATGCACGCCGAGCTGACCGAACTCGCCCGCAACCGCGCCTGCTCCGACATCGTCCTGGTCACCGGCGACGGCGATCTGCTGCCCGGCCTGATGTCCGCCAAGGAGCACGGCGTCGCCGTCCACCTCTGGGCCGTCCAGGCCGCCGACGGCGACTACAACCAGTCCGAGGACCTGGTCGCCGAGGCCGACGAGCGGCGGGTGCTGGACCGCGCCTGGATCACCGGCGCGGTCCGCGCCAAGGAGCTGGGCGGCCCCTGCGCCCCGCCGCCCGCCCCGCGACCCGAGATCGCCGCGATCCTCTCCGCCCCGCTCCCGGAGACCGCGGTCGCCGCGGCGGCGGC is a genomic window containing:
- a CDS encoding NYN domain-containing protein gives rise to the protein MDRCVVLVDAGYLLGAAASLLAGEPARSRITVDHAALIQGLRQRAEADTERPLLRIYWFDGAPDRVPQPEHRRLRVMPRVTVRLGALTRSDGRWAQKGVDAAMHAELTELARNRACSDIVLVTGDGDLLPGLMSAKEHGVAVHLWAVQAADGDYNQSEDLVAEADERRVLDRAWITGAVRAKELGGPCAPPPAPRPEIAAILSAPLPETAVAAAAAAASGSGPDPAGGGNGATRPVPDGDREESSGETGSGGSRGVPTPKDLAGLGRPAHVVQGSAPNSAPNGTQPAATLRWSSDKGWIERGGPLGEPAETASLPTLAQLTSAEQRWADREEDITAVGGDPFEVGQVFARRWTERLSDSVHLQQLSTEYPRIPHRIDGELLRYAARFGLLAHKDDQIDEHDRYAIRAGFWREVDLRTAAEHTPIGD